The proteins below are encoded in one region of Buttiauxella gaviniae:
- a CDS encoding RHS repeat-associated core domain-containing protein has protein sequence MSLQLIGSGSTGSTLLNLNGKVSQTFSYGACGGTNNLQANLLGFNGERRDPTTGTTHLGNGYRAYSPVLMRFTCPDSFSPFGEGGINAYVYCEGDPVNNVDPSGHALFKKVLTAIDTVFDTVQEIGSTPKVTHGKGRNIGAMEAQSATADAVQAPEEMLKRNKVSALRHVDEVASETSAADNLALPKMEAASTSQDIVPKRSIVAVDNPDLARRDILAACIPDNYHGDSIYIQGVSTVNQILKNAKIGLSESAFESISENIRLVNTGGRTESAASLREFRVFARDALTSLRAGEYKNAGVTAAGSAINLAGGTLFLPLFDRAKFPIWQRALYDAMDFIQ, from the coding sequence ATGTCATTACAACTTATTGGCTCCGGCTCAACCGGTAGCACTCTGCTAAATTTAAATGGAAAAGTATCACAAACTTTCAGTTACGGTGCCTGTGGTGGGACCAATAATCTGCAAGCTAATCTGCTGGGTTTTAACGGCGAACGCCGCGATCCAACAACCGGAACGACGCATTTAGGTAATGGTTATCGTGCTTACAGTCCGGTATTAATGCGCTTTACCTGTCCCGATAGCTTTAGCCCTTTTGGAGAAGGGGGCATCAATGCTTATGTCTATTGTGAAGGCGACCCTGTAAATAATGTTGACCCGAGCGGCCACGCATTGTTTAAGAAAGTACTCACTGCGATTGATACGGTTTTTGATACCGTTCAGGAAATTGGCAGCACACCAAAAGTTACTCACGGTAAAGGACGAAATATCGGCGCAATGGAAGCGCAATCGGCTACCGCCGATGCAGTCCAGGCTCCAGAAGAAATGCTTAAAAGGAATAAAGTTTCTGCACTTCGTCATGTCGATGAGGTGGCATCGGAAACGAGTGCCGCAGATAACCTGGCGTTGCCTAAAATGGAAGCTGCGTCCACTTCTCAGGATATTGTGCCGAAACGCAGTATCGTGGCTGTAGATAATCCAGATCTTGCACGCAGAGATATTTTAGCCGCCTGTATACCGGATAATTACCATGGTGATTCAATTTATATTCAGGGCGTCAGCACCGTTAATCAGATATTGAAAAACGCTAAAATCGGATTGAGTGAATCTGCTTTTGAGAGCATTTCTGAAAATATCCGACTCGTTAATACCGGTGGACGAACGGAATCTGCTGCCTCACTTCGTGAATTTAGGGTATTTGCGCGGGATGCACTGACGTCGCTCAGGGCCGGTGAATACAAGAATGCTGGCGTGACCGCTGCCGGTTCTGCAATTAATCTGGCCGGGGGCACTCTGTTCTTACCTCTTTTTGACCGGGCAAAATTCCCAATTTGGCAACGCGCCCTTTATGATGCTATGGATTTCATTCAGTAA
- a CDS encoding RHS repeat-associated core domain-containing protein, translated as MRFTCPDSFSPFGKGGINPYVYCESDPINHTDPTGHFFLIAFFASLFSSLATAAIDAVGTAVAAIGVETGVAAGVATGAEAGAAVAATEVAAASSVASTSAAFGGVGTALSTGATAAAVVAGTAAEMSVIPASASATLGVVNAAIGTAIQVSSMTVGQMAIGLGVEYGGLAASFYTKLGRKVAENNAIAAAEMAVSDNYSLEQLLSAQAAYGPVESTTLYSTGINYANSGSLLNSNRTLTSVQKPDTGNSAGVQGTPARRTFLQSMGYHPSRLQANTDVQGLNQAASSDKSAEKESNNGMIMGASIFGMNNRTLHQQSYKSAYFKKTPQAEQ; from the coding sequence ATGCGCTTCACCTGTCCCGACAGCTTTAGCCCCTTCGGTAAAGGGGGGATCAACCCTTACGTTTATTGTGAGTCAGACCCGATCAATCACACCGATCCGACAGGCCATTTTTTCCTGATTGCCTTTTTTGCCTCATTGTTTAGTTCACTGGCTACCGCCGCGATTGATGCAGTGGGGACGGCCGTGGCGGCTATCGGCGTGGAAACAGGCGTTGCGGCGGGTGTGGCGACCGGTGCGGAAGCCGGCGCAGCGGTCGCGGCGACAGAAGTTGCCGCTGCCTCTTCTGTCGCCAGCACATCGGCGGCCTTTGGCGGCGTGGGAACCGCCCTCAGCACCGGTGCCACTGCGGCGGCAGTTGTGGCAGGGACCGCTGCGGAAATGTCGGTCATCCCGGCTTCCGCTAGTGCTACGTTAGGCGTTGTTAACGCCGCCATCGGTACGGCTATTCAGGTCTCGAGTATGACCGTGGGGCAAATGGCCATTGGGCTTGGAGTGGAGTATGGCGGTCTGGCTGCCTCTTTCTACACCAAACTAGGCAGAAAAGTGGCGGAAAATAACGCCATTGCCGCAGCCGAAATGGCCGTCTCCGATAACTATTCCCTTGAGCAGCTTTTGTCCGCTCAGGCTGCCTATGGGCCGGTGGAAAGTACCACGCTTTATTCGACAGGCATTAACTACGCTAATTCAGGCAGCTTGCTAAACAGCAACCGGACGCTAACTTCCGTACAGAAGCCTGACACTGGAAATTCAGCAGGCGTGCAAGGCACACCTGCGCGACGAACCTTCCTTCAATCGATGGGGTACCACCCTTCCAGATTGCAGGCCAATACAGACGTGCAAGGGTTAAATCAGGCCGCGTCATCGGATAAGTCAGCTGAAAAAGAGAGTAATAACGGGATGATTATGGGAGCGAGCATTTTTGGCATGAATAATCGCACTCTGCATCAACAATCCTATAAATCGGCTTACTTTAAAAAGACCCCGCAGGCTGAACAATAA
- a CDS encoding tryptophan synthase subunit beta: protein MYYIQRNDDGQLIRVEKTPFTGMTGEIFSDTPEITAWNNARNVVDESLHHKELLQRSDLEMVRVLDDLIFLLIQKGVITITDLPPMAQVKLMNRAHARQGLGGLEDLLNSDDQGIF from the coding sequence ATGTATTACATTCAACGTAATGACGACGGCCAGTTAATACGCGTCGAAAAAACACCGTTTACCGGCATGACGGGCGAGATTTTTTCCGATACGCCAGAGATCACTGCCTGGAATAATGCCCGCAACGTGGTTGATGAAAGCCTGCATCATAAAGAGCTACTGCAACGAAGCGACCTTGAAATGGTCCGCGTGCTGGACGACCTGATCTTCTTACTGATTCAAAAAGGGGTGATTACGATTACCGATCTGCCGCCAATGGCGCAGGTTAAGTTGATGAATCGTGCGCATGCGCGCCAGGGATTGGGCGGGTTAGAGGATTTGTTGAATAGCGACGATCAGGGGATTTTTTAA